The following are encoded together in the Pygocentrus nattereri isolate fPygNat1 chromosome 3, fPygNat1.pri, whole genome shotgun sequence genome:
- the zgc:112496 gene encoding uncharacterized protein zgc:112496 isoform X4 has product MSGAECLYSCEDPAVWRGIYGKYWAVVEAKSAGKGKTSGKLLALEKWYQEELPVVISARTEPSLTCTELVKLMEWKLTRGKFRPRLQQLVGSNTEEAVLSCTKKAFSLLPNVQSAIAELSTLKGLGPATASAVLAAGAPGEAAFMADEAVESIADLRPVQYTAKHYSLFLQKILHRTDQLNEVDSEQDWTPHKVELCLWAWAVASQIQPLLLEKFSLNDAAHETKEKPGKRKETNEQSSKRQKTH; this is encoded by the exons ATGTCTGGGGCTGAATGTCTGTACAGCTGTGAAGACCCAGCTGTGTGGAGAGGGATTTATGGGAAATACTGGGCTGTGGTGGAAGCGAAGTCTGCTGGGAAAGGGAAGACTTCAGGGAAACTGTTGGCACTAGAGAAATG GTATCAAGAAGAGCTGCCAGTGGTCATTTCCGCTCGGACAGAGCCCTCTCTAACATGCACAGAACTGGTCAAACTCATGGAGTGGAAACTGACT AGGGGGAAGTTTCGGCCCCGACTGCAGCAGCTGGTTGGCTCTAACACTGAGGAGGCGGTGCTTAGTTGCACCAAGAAGGCTTTCAGTCTCCTTCCCAATGTCCAGTCAGCAATCGCAGAATTAAGCACACTCAAAGGACTCGGACCTGCTACAGCATCAG CCGTATTAGCAGCAGGAGCCCCTGGTGAAGCTGCCTTCATGGCTGATGAGGCAGTGGAAAGCATCGCTGATCTGAGACCAGTTCAGTACACAGCAAAGCACTACTCCCTCTTCTTACAGAAAATACTGCATAGAACAGATCAGCTCAACGAAG TGGACAGTGAACAGGACTGGACACCTCATAAGGTGGAGTTGTGCTTATGGGCATGGGCTGTGGCCAGTCAGATTCAGCCCTTGCTGCTGGAGAAGTTTTCTCTGAATGATGCCGCACATGAGACCAAAGAAAAGCCAGGGAAGAGAAAGGAAACCAATGAGCAGTCATCTAAAAGACAGAAGACACACTAG
- the wdr24 gene encoding GATOR complex protein WDR24, translated as MEKMACVSTVSSRTMFCHLDAPANAISVCRDATQVVVAGRNIFKIYAMEEDGFVERLNLRVGRKPSLNFSCADVMWHQMEENLLATAATNGAVVTWNLARPCRNKQEHLFTEHKRTVNKVCFHPTEVHMLLSGSQDGFMKCFDLRKKESVSTFSGQSESVRDVQFSMKDYFTFAASFENGNVQLWDIRRPDRYERMFTAHTGPVFCCDWHPEDRGWLATGGRDKMVKVWDMTTNRAKEIYCVQTIASVARVKWRPERRWHLATCSMMVDHNIYVWDVRRPFIPFATFEEHKDVTTGIVWSHQHDPYVLLSGSKDSTLYQHIFKDASRPVDRANPEGLCFGLFGDLAFAAKESLMTGEAGRKPYPAGDRRYPIFFFKKPDVTEQFAQVASALSVFESEADGSSRMDWFIKTARRYLLSGKPFAELCDHNAKVAKELNRPQVSTTWTMLRIMFSDPGNPALPANHNMSKLGNIPLMNSFNLKEMSSALNERNKENRQDNLHNLETNLNNDENEETEGSDGQAEYLFGDAELDDDDLYSMEHENQAEEAEFSLPQEAFPLRHEIVDHPSAPEPPAEKPESPQVSGSEAESFCLTPMESISLISVSQLLYQPQLPPSFFCPVVREMLDYYAEQGDVQMAVSVLIVLGDRIRKEIDELTQEHWYMSYIDLLQRFELWNVSNEVIKLSTCSAITCLNQASTTLHINCSNCKRPMSNKGWICDRCHQCASVCAVCHHVVKGLFVWCQGCSHGGHLEHVMEWLKSSNHCPAGCGHLCEYT; from the exons ATGGAGAAGATGGCCTGTGTTAGCACTGTCAGCAGCCGAACCATGTTCTGCCACCTGGACGCTCCGGCCAATGCCATCAGCGTTTGCCGGGATGCTACGCAG GTGGTGGTGGCTGGGCGGAACATCTTCAAGATCTATGCGATGGAGGAAGATGGTTTTGTGGAGCGTCTGAACCTGCGTGTGGGCCGCAAGCCTTCGCTAAACTTCAGCTGTGCCGATGTGATGTGGCACCAAATGGAGGAGAACCTGCTGGCCACGGCAGCCACCAACGGCGCGGTCGTGACGTGGAACCTGGCACGGCCTTGCCGCAACAAGCAGGAGCACCTGTTCACAGAGCATAAACGCACAGTCAACAAGGTGTGCTTCCACCCCACTGAGGTGCACATGCTCCTGTCTGGATCACAGGACGGcttcatgaagtgcttcgaccTGCGCAAGAAAGAGAGCGTCAGCACTTTCTCtg GTCAGTCGGAGAGTGTTCGAGATGTGCAGTTCAGCATGAAGGATTATTTCACGTTTGCTGCATCATTTGAGAATGGAAACGTACAGCTGTGGGACATTCGCAGGCCCGACCGCTACGAGAGGATGTTCACTGCACACACAGGGCCGGTGTTCTGCTGCGACTGGCACCCTGAGGACAG GGGATGGCTGGCGACCGGTGGCCGTGACAAGATGGTAAAGGTGTGGGACATGACGACTAACCGGGCTAAAGAGATCTACTGTGTGCAGACCATTGCGTCGGTGGCACGGGTGAAGTGGCGTCCGGAGCGGCGCTGGCATCTAGCCACCTGCTCCATGATGGTGGACCACAACATCTATGTTTGGGACGTCCGGCGCCCGTTCATCCCCTTTGCCACCTTTGAGGAGCACAAGGATGTCACCACTGGCATCGTGTGGAGCCACCAGCATGACCCCTACGTGCTGCTATCCGGCTCCAAGGACAGTACGCTCTACCAGCATATATTCAAGGATGCCAGCCGGCCCGTTGACCGGGCCAACCCTGAAGGCCTCTGCTTTGGACTGTTTGGAGACCTGGCCTTCGCCGCCAAGGAGAGCCTGATGACTGGTGAGGCTGGACGTAAGCCGTACCCAGCTGGTGATCGCCGCTACCCTATCTTCTTCTTCAAGAAGCCGGATGTGACGGAACAGTTTGCGCAGGTTGCCAGTGCGCTGAGCGTGTTTGAGTCTGAGGCAGACGGCAGCAGCAGGATGGACTGGTTCATAAAGACAGCCCGCAGGTACCTGCTGAGCGGAAAACCCTTCGCTGAGCTCTGTGACCACAACGCTAAAGTCGCCAAGGAGCTGAACAGACCACAG gtcTCAACTACATGGACCATGCTGCGGATCATGTTTTCTGATCCAGGAAACCCGGCCCtaccagccaatcacaacatGAGTAAGCTGGGCAACATCCCCCTCATGAACAG TTTTAATTTGAAGGAGATGAGTTCTGCTCTGaatgagagaaacaaagagaaccGACAGGACAACCTGCACAACCTGGAGACGAACCTCAACAACGATG AGAATGAAGAAACAGAGGGCAGTGATGGTCAGGCTGAGTATCTCTTTGGTGATGCTGAGCTGGACGATGATGACCTTTACAGCATGGAGCATGAAAATCAAGCag aagaggcagagttttccctccctCAGGAGGCTTTCCCACTGAGACATGAGATCGTGGACCACCCGTCTGCTCCTGAGCCTCCAGCTGAGAAGCCAGAGTCTCCGCAGGTGAGCGGCAGTGAGGCAGAGAGTTTCTGCCTGACACCCATGGAATCCATCAGCCTGATCTCCGTGTCCCAGCTGCTCTACCAGCCGCAGCTGCCCCCCAGCTTCTTCTGCCCTGTTGTAAGGGAGATGCTGGACTACTATGCTGAGCAGGGAGACGTACAGATGGCCGTGTCTGTCCTCATTGTGCTTGGAGACCGCATCCGTAAGGAGATTGACGAGCTCACACAG GAACACTGGTACATGTCCTACATTGATCTGCTGCAGCGTTTTGAACTGTGGAACGTCAGTAACGAGGTGATCAAACTGAGCACCTGTAGCGCCATCACCTGCCTGAACCAGGCCTCTACCACACTGCACATCAACTGCAGCAACTGCAAACGGCCTATGAGCAACAAGGGCTGGATCTGCGATAG
- the zgc:112496 gene encoding uncharacterized protein zgc:112496 isoform X3, with product MSVTVFCSTVCAAVCDVKRWTNMSGAECLYSCEDPAVWRGIYGKYWAVVEAKSAGKGKTSGKLLALEKWYQEELPVVISARTEPSLTCTELVKLMEWKLTRGKFRPRLQQLVGSNTEEAVLSCTKKAFSLLPNVQSAIAELSTLKGLGPATASAVLAAGAPGEAAFMADEAVESIADLRPVQYTAKHYSLFLQKILHRTDQLNEVDSEQDWTPHKVELCLWAWAVASQIQPLLLEKFSLNDAAHETKEKPGKRKETNEQSSKRQKTH from the exons ATGTCCGTTACCGTTTTTTGCTCGACTGTTTGTGCTGCAGTTTGCGACGTTAAACGATGGACTAA CATGTCTGGGGCTGAATGTCTGTACAGCTGTGAAGACCCAGCTGTGTGGAGAGGGATTTATGGGAAATACTGGGCTGTGGTGGAAGCGAAGTCTGCTGGGAAAGGGAAGACTTCAGGGAAACTGTTGGCACTAGAGAAATG GTATCAAGAAGAGCTGCCAGTGGTCATTTCCGCTCGGACAGAGCCCTCTCTAACATGCACAGAACTGGTCAAACTCATGGAGTGGAAACTGACT AGGGGGAAGTTTCGGCCCCGACTGCAGCAGCTGGTTGGCTCTAACACTGAGGAGGCGGTGCTTAGTTGCACCAAGAAGGCTTTCAGTCTCCTTCCCAATGTCCAGTCAGCAATCGCAGAATTAAGCACACTCAAAGGACTCGGACCTGCTACAGCATCAG CCGTATTAGCAGCAGGAGCCCCTGGTGAAGCTGCCTTCATGGCTGATGAGGCAGTGGAAAGCATCGCTGATCTGAGACCAGTTCAGTACACAGCAAAGCACTACTCCCTCTTCTTACAGAAAATACTGCATAGAACAGATCAGCTCAACGAAG TGGACAGTGAACAGGACTGGACACCTCATAAGGTGGAGTTGTGCTTATGGGCATGGGCTGTGGCCAGTCAGATTCAGCCCTTGCTGCTGGAGAAGTTTTCTCTGAATGATGCCGCACATGAGACCAAAGAAAAGCCAGGGAAGAGAAAGGAAACCAATGAGCAGTCATCTAAAAGACAGAAGACACACTAG
- the zgc:112496 gene encoding uncharacterized protein zgc:112496 isoform X1, producing the protein MLDALDVSLLFCAEFLDLMHLCYILYFRLSHCYSEVTRRLLLEHGVILLCLSKTHYSPLKSPYSYPHSYFHSYFLSLCVHLSVSMSGAECLYSCEDPAVWRGIYGKYWAVVEAKSAGKGKTSGKLLALEKWYQEELPVVISARTEPSLTCTELVKLMEWKLTRGKFRPRLQQLVGSNTEEAVLSCTKKAFSLLPNVQSAIAELSTLKGLGPATASAVLAAGAPGEAAFMADEAVESIADLRPVQYTAKHYSLFLQKILHRTDQLNEVDSEQDWTPHKVELCLWAWAVASQIQPLLLEKFSLNDAAHETKEKPGKRKETNEQSSKRQKTH; encoded by the exons ATGCTGGATGCACTAGATGTTTCACTGCTGTTCTGTGCGGAGTTTCTGGACTTGATGCATTTGTGCTATATACTTTACTTCCGCCTGAGTCACTGTTATTCTGAAGTAACAAGACGCCTTTTACTTGAGCATGGTGTTATTCTACTCTGTTTAAGTAAAACCCACTATTCACCACTGAAGTCTCCTTACAGTTACCCACATTCATACTTTCACtcatattttctttctctctgtgtccatctgtctgtcagCATGTCTGGGGCTGAATGTCTGTACAGCTGTGAAGACCCAGCTGTGTGGAGAGGGATTTATGGGAAATACTGGGCTGTGGTGGAAGCGAAGTCTGCTGGGAAAGGGAAGACTTCAGGGAAACTGTTGGCACTAGAGAAATG GTATCAAGAAGAGCTGCCAGTGGTCATTTCCGCTCGGACAGAGCCCTCTCTAACATGCACAGAACTGGTCAAACTCATGGAGTGGAAACTGACT AGGGGGAAGTTTCGGCCCCGACTGCAGCAGCTGGTTGGCTCTAACACTGAGGAGGCGGTGCTTAGTTGCACCAAGAAGGCTTTCAGTCTCCTTCCCAATGTCCAGTCAGCAATCGCAGAATTAAGCACACTCAAAGGACTCGGACCTGCTACAGCATCAG CCGTATTAGCAGCAGGAGCCCCTGGTGAAGCTGCCTTCATGGCTGATGAGGCAGTGGAAAGCATCGCTGATCTGAGACCAGTTCAGTACACAGCAAAGCACTACTCCCTCTTCTTACAGAAAATACTGCATAGAACAGATCAGCTCAACGAAG TGGACAGTGAACAGGACTGGACACCTCATAAGGTGGAGTTGTGCTTATGGGCATGGGCTGTGGCCAGTCAGATTCAGCCCTTGCTGCTGGAGAAGTTTTCTCTGAATGATGCCGCACATGAGACCAAAGAAAAGCCAGGGAAGAGAAAGGAAACCAATGAGCAGTCATCTAAAAGACAGAAGACACACTAG
- the zgc:112496 gene encoding uncharacterized protein zgc:112496 isoform X2 yields the protein MLDALDVSLLFCAEFLDLMHLCYILYFRLSHCYSEVTRRLLLEHGVILLCLSKTHYSPLKSPYSYPHSYFHSYFLSLCVHLSVSMSGAECLYSCEDPAVWRGIYGKYWAVVEAKSAGKGKTSGKLLALEKWYQEELPVVISARTEPSLTCTELVKLMEWKLTRGKFRPRLQQLVGSNTEEAVLSCTKKAFSLLPNVQSAIAELSTLKGLGPATASAVLAAGAPGEAAFMADEAVESIADLRPVQYTAKHYSLFLQKILHRTDQLNEEWAL from the exons ATGCTGGATGCACTAGATGTTTCACTGCTGTTCTGTGCGGAGTTTCTGGACTTGATGCATTTGTGCTATATACTTTACTTCCGCCTGAGTCACTGTTATTCTGAAGTAACAAGACGCCTTTTACTTGAGCATGGTGTTATTCTACTCTGTTTAAGTAAAACCCACTATTCACCACTGAAGTCTCCTTACAGTTACCCACATTCATACTTTCACtcatattttctttctctctgtgtccatctgtctgtcagCATGTCTGGGGCTGAATGTCTGTACAGCTGTGAAGACCCAGCTGTGTGGAGAGGGATTTATGGGAAATACTGGGCTGTGGTGGAAGCGAAGTCTGCTGGGAAAGGGAAGACTTCAGGGAAACTGTTGGCACTAGAGAAATG GTATCAAGAAGAGCTGCCAGTGGTCATTTCCGCTCGGACAGAGCCCTCTCTAACATGCACAGAACTGGTCAAACTCATGGAGTGGAAACTGACT AGGGGGAAGTTTCGGCCCCGACTGCAGCAGCTGGTTGGCTCTAACACTGAGGAGGCGGTGCTTAGTTGCACCAAGAAGGCTTTCAGTCTCCTTCCCAATGTCCAGTCAGCAATCGCAGAATTAAGCACACTCAAAGGACTCGGACCTGCTACAGCATCAG CCGTATTAGCAGCAGGAGCCCCTGGTGAAGCTGCCTTCATGGCTGATGAGGCAGTGGAAAGCATCGCTGATCTGAGACCAGTTCAGTACACAGCAAAGCACTACTCCCTCTTCTTACAGAAAATACTGCATAGAACAGATCAGCTCAACGAAG AATGGGCTTTGTAG